From a region of the Halolamina sp. CBA1230 genome:
- a CDS encoding proteasome assembly chaperone family protein: protein MVEIRVTDDSVDPTGATLIEGMPGVGLVGKIATDHLIDQRDMREFASVRGDGVPPVTVFDDADRGVNSPIRLYADDEEELVALRSDVPVHVMDAPLFAQRLTDWIDEHDVLPIYLGGLAAEREGDEVPSIEGIGVGDGQDHLDEAAVAPPDDGGMISGPCGALLSEAADEDVDAVGLMVDTDPRFPDPQSAHALIEQGITPIAGVDVDTQRLVDEAEEIMEQREELAQQMQQADQHEASQVSRTGMFQ, encoded by the coding sequence ATGGTCGAGATCCGCGTAACCGACGACTCGGTCGATCCGACGGGCGCGACGCTGATCGAAGGGATGCCGGGAGTTGGGCTGGTCGGCAAGATCGCCACCGACCACCTGATCGACCAGCGCGACATGCGGGAGTTCGCGAGCGTCCGCGGCGACGGGGTCCCGCCGGTGACGGTGTTCGACGACGCCGACCGAGGGGTGAACTCCCCGATCCGGCTGTACGCCGACGACGAGGAGGAGCTGGTCGCGCTCCGCAGCGACGTTCCCGTGCACGTGATGGATGCGCCGCTGTTCGCGCAGCGCCTCACCGACTGGATCGACGAGCACGACGTGCTCCCCATCTATCTCGGCGGACTCGCCGCCGAACGCGAGGGGGACGAGGTGCCGTCGATCGAGGGGATCGGCGTCGGGGACGGACAGGACCACCTCGACGAGGCCGCGGTCGCGCCCCCGGACGACGGCGGGATGATCTCGGGACCCTGTGGCGCGCTACTCTCGGAAGCCGCCGACGAGGACGTCGACGCGGTGGGGCTGATGGTCGACACCGACCCCCGGTTCCCGGATCCGCAGAGCGCCCACGCGCTGATCGAGCAGGGGATCACACCCATCGCCGGCGTCGACGTCGACACCCAGCGGCTGGTCGACGAGGCCGAGGAGATCATGGAGCAGCGCGAGGAGCTGGCCCAGCAGATGCAGCAGGCCGACCAGCACGAGGCCTCGCAGGTCTCCCGGACCGGGATGTTCCAGTGA
- a CDS encoding pyridoxal phosphate-dependent aminotransferase has product MPQFSDRVERIAISGIREVFEAAGEDAINLGLGQPDFPTPEHARQGAVDAIEAGKTDAYTGNKGIPELREGIVEKHERELGLDYDPEQIIATAGGSEALHIALEAHVDPGDEVIIPDPGFVAYDALTKLTGAEPVPVPVRDDLTIDPAEIEDAITEDTAAFVVNSPGNPTGAVSPVGDVREFARIAEEHDLLCVSDEVYGRIVFDGEHRSPAEFAPEQTVVVDACSKTYSMTGWRLGWVAAAPERIERMLRVHQYVQACASAPAQYAAEAALSGPQDVVTEMADTFEQRRDLVVDGLTDIGLDVPTPEGAFYVMPEVPEGFVDECISRGVVLVPGEAFGSAGEGYARISYATSTEELEEALSIMGEAYEAVQ; this is encoded by the coding sequence ATGCCCCAGTTCTCCGACCGTGTGGAGCGCATCGCCATCTCCGGTATCCGGGAAGTGTTCGAGGCCGCCGGCGAGGACGCGATCAACCTCGGTCTCGGTCAGCCCGACTTCCCCACGCCGGAGCACGCCCGGCAGGGCGCCGTCGACGCGATCGAGGCCGGCAAGACCGACGCCTACACCGGCAACAAGGGGATCCCCGAACTCCGCGAGGGGATCGTCGAAAAACACGAGCGCGAGCTCGGCCTCGACTACGACCCCGAGCAGATCATCGCCACCGCCGGCGGGAGCGAAGCGCTCCACATCGCGCTGGAGGCCCACGTCGACCCGGGCGACGAGGTGATCATCCCGGACCCCGGCTTCGTCGCCTACGACGCGCTGACGAAACTGACCGGCGCGGAGCCAGTCCCGGTGCCGGTTCGAGACGACCTCACCATCGATCCCGCCGAGATCGAGGACGCGATCACCGAGGACACCGCGGCGTTCGTGGTCAACAGCCCCGGCAACCCGACTGGTGCCGTCTCGCCCGTCGGGGACGTCCGGGAGTTCGCTCGGATCGCCGAGGAGCACGACCTGCTCTGTGTCTCCGACGAGGTGTACGGCCGGATCGTGTTCGACGGCGAACACCGCTCGCCGGCGGAGTTCGCGCCCGAGCAGACCGTCGTCGTCGACGCCTGCTCGAAAACGTACTCGATGACGGGCTGGCGACTAGGCTGGGTGGCGGCCGCGCCCGAGCGCATCGAGCGCATGCTGCGCGTCCACCAGTACGTGCAGGCGTGTGCGTCCGCGCCGGCACAGTACGCCGCCGAGGCCGCCCTCTCGGGGCCGCAGGACGTGGTCACGGAGATGGCTGATACGTTCGAACAGCGGCGTGACCTGGTCGTCGACGGGCTGACCGACATCGGCCTCGACGTGCCCACGCCCGAGGGAGCGTTCTACGTGATGCCCGAGGTGCCCGAGGGGTTCGTCGACGAGTGTATCTCCCGCGGCGTCGTGCTCGTGCCGGGCGAGGCGTTCGGCTCCGCCGGCGAGGGGTACGCCCGCATCTCCTACGCGACGAGCACCGAGGAACTGGAGGAGGCGCTCTCGATCATGGGCGAGGCGTACGAGGCGGTCCAGTAA
- a CDS encoding RDD family protein encodes MSRQPSHGPGDVDVVGARIAAQLIDYVVMFILLLVVVFAGAGAAGSPGAVEATVFFGFLAVGLGYGTVLEGAYGKTVGKMVTDIRVVGRSGREIGYGQALVRNVPALFGGWPTWLVGMAAIAIDDQNQRLFDQAAGTYVVRGSGSGAKLTEQRREEFTR; translated from the coding sequence ATGTCGCGACAGCCCTCCCACGGTCCCGGCGACGTCGACGTCGTCGGTGCGCGCATCGCCGCCCAGCTGATCGACTACGTCGTGATGTTCATCCTACTGCTGGTGGTCGTGTTCGCCGGTGCCGGAGCTGCCGGCAGCCCCGGCGCGGTCGAAGCGACCGTCTTCTTCGGGTTTCTCGCGGTCGGCCTAGGGTACGGGACCGTGCTCGAGGGCGCGTACGGTAAGACCGTCGGGAAGATGGTGACGGATATCCGCGTCGTCGGCAGGAGTGGCCGCGAGATCGGGTACGGGCAGGCGCTCGTCCGGAACGTTCCGGCGCTGTTCGGCGGGTGGCCCACCTGGCTGGTGGGTATGGCGGCGATCGCGATCGACGACCAGAACCAGCGGCTGTTCGATCAGGCGGCGGGCACGTACGTCGTGAGAGGTTCCGGGAGCGGAGCGAAACTCACCGAACAGCGCCGCGAGGAGTTCACCCGCTGA
- a CDS encoding DEAD/DEAH box helicase has translation MTLTLRFEDGTVRAVSDVYGSEAPVRKPEPTADGSGDDDADRSALAEIAHEHEFLDADERTGGYRAPAYRYADLRNALDAREVDYRDRVLDTDPLSLSTRYQLREYQQAALSAWHDADDRGVVELPTGAGKTVLAIAAMAELGVPTLVVVPTVDLLDQWRRELESEFDVPIGQFGGGEQRAEAITVSTYDSAYLKADNVGGQFGFVVFDEVHHLGGEGYRDIARLLAAPARLGLTATFERPDGAHETIVDLVGPRVYTLDAADLAGDHLAEYEIRRIEVDLTPEEREAYEDAQGTFVDYLKRSNISMQRGSDYQELVKRSGRDPEAREALLAKQRARRIVREADRKVAELGRLLDRHRDDRVIVFTASTDLVYRLSERYLLPAITNETGAAERREILDRFRSGEYSRVVTANVLDEGVDVPDANVGVLLAGSGSEREFTQRLGRILRPNEDDSRALLYEVVSEETAEERVAERRR, from the coding sequence GTGACGCTCACGCTCCGGTTCGAGGACGGGACGGTTCGGGCCGTGAGCGACGTTTACGGGAGCGAAGCTCCCGTTCGCAAGCCGGAACCGACAGCGGACGGTTCCGGTGACGACGACGCCGATCGGTCGGCGCTCGCCGAAATCGCCCACGAACACGAGTTCCTCGACGCCGACGAGCGGACCGGCGGCTACCGTGCGCCGGCGTACCGTTACGCCGACCTCCGGAACGCGCTCGACGCACGCGAGGTCGACTACCGCGACCGCGTGCTCGACACCGATCCCCTCTCGCTGTCGACGCGCTACCAACTCCGAGAGTACCAGCAGGCGGCGCTGTCCGCGTGGCACGACGCCGACGACCGCGGGGTGGTGGAGCTCCCGACCGGCGCGGGCAAGACGGTGCTCGCGATCGCCGCGATGGCCGAACTCGGCGTGCCGACGCTGGTGGTCGTCCCGACGGTCGACCTGCTCGATCAGTGGCGCCGCGAACTCGAATCCGAGTTCGACGTTCCGATCGGCCAGTTCGGCGGCGGCGAGCAGCGCGCGGAGGCGATTACCGTCTCCACGTACGACTCGGCGTACCTCAAGGCCGACAACGTCGGCGGGCAGTTCGGCTTCGTCGTGTTCGACGAAGTCCACCACCTCGGCGGCGAGGGGTATCGCGATATCGCGCGGCTGCTGGCTGCGCCCGCACGGCTGGGGCTGACCGCGACGTTCGAACGCCCGGACGGTGCTCACGAGACGATCGTCGATCTCGTCGGCCCGCGCGTGTACACGCTCGACGCCGCCGACCTCGCGGGCGACCACCTCGCCGAGTACGAGATCCGGCGGATCGAGGTCGACCTCACCCCGGAGGAACGCGAGGCCTACGAAGACGCCCAGGGGACGTTCGTCGACTACCTCAAGCGCTCGAACATCTCGATGCAGCGCGGGAGCGACTACCAGGAGCTCGTGAAGCGTTCCGGCCGCGACCCCGAGGCGCGCGAGGCGCTGCTGGCCAAGCAGCGCGCACGGCGGATCGTCCGCGAGGCAGACCGGAAAGTCGCCGAACTCGGTCGGTTGCTGGACCGCCACCGCGACGACCGCGTGATCGTGTTCACCGCGAGCACGGATCTGGTGTACCGGCTCTCCGAGCGCTACCTCCTGCCGGCGATCACGAACGAGACCGGCGCCGCCGAGCGCCGGGAGATCCTCGATCGGTTCCGATCGGGGGAGTACTCCCGCGTCGTGACCGCGAACGTGCTCGACGAGGGCGTCGACGTGCCGGACGCGAACGTCGGCGTGCTGCTCGCCGGCTCGGGGAGCGAACGCGAGTTCACCCAGCGTCTCGGCCGCATCCTCCGCCCCAACGAGGACGACTCACGGGCGCTGCTGTACGAGGTGGTCAGCGAGGAGACCGCGGAGGAACGCGTGGCTGAGCGCCGCCGCTAG
- a CDS encoding DUF790 family protein, whose amino-acid sequence MLRKEHLRVSRAGGGYHPQFTGEDDRALAASLLGTFQGHVGERRARLREALDEAEREADSFKLVRGLAALLEREATFETRAPVPPRRTRRATFESAESVGVASDPERAEALATAADRLGVDVDTVEQSLYADREENQVLASFDPRWDPETLLQQYDLSLAQTALFDATEVHVRSSEPADLVRAVKRLGLMYEVQRTEEGRELVVTGPDSLFSATRRYGISFARLLRSVAKTDDWRLSATIDDRGRERTMTLTDEDVAVPGVEPVAEPTYDSSVEAEFAAAFESLDTDWELVREPEPLETGNRVMIPDFAFDYAPAGAEVESVADRFRVYFEIMGFWTPEYVEKKLSQLETVEDVELLVAVDESLAASEAIEARDHRAIPYSGSVRVKDVLDALREFEDDLVADAAAELPEEIVPDADAISLADVAAEYGVSVDAVEDQSFPDHRLVGRTLVRPGVLESAGEEIESGMALSDAEAALETYGLTDASAALSALGYRVEWEGLSGGTVREKAE is encoded by the coding sequence GTGCTGCGGAAGGAACACCTCCGGGTCTCGCGAGCCGGCGGCGGGTACCACCCACAGTTCACCGGCGAGGACGACCGCGCGCTGGCGGCGAGCCTGCTGGGGACGTTCCAGGGCCACGTCGGCGAGCGCCGCGCCCGGCTTCGGGAGGCGCTCGACGAGGCCGAACGCGAGGCCGACTCGTTCAAGCTGGTTCGGGGGCTGGCGGCGCTGCTGGAGCGTGAGGCGACGTTCGAGACCCGCGCACCGGTGCCGCCGCGTCGGACTCGCCGGGCGACGTTCGAGAGCGCGGAATCCGTCGGTGTCGCGAGCGACCCCGAGCGTGCGGAGGCGCTCGCGACTGCGGCTGATCGGCTGGGCGTCGATGTCGACACGGTGGAGCAGTCGCTGTACGCCGACCGCGAGGAGAACCAGGTGTTGGCGTCGTTCGACCCGCGCTGGGACCCCGAGACGCTACTGCAACAGTACGATCTCTCGCTGGCCCAGACCGCGCTGTTCGACGCGACCGAGGTCCACGTGCGGAGCTCTGAACCGGCGGATCTAGTGCGCGCGGTGAAACGGCTCGGGCTGATGTACGAGGTTCAGCGGACAGAGGAGGGGCGAGAGCTCGTCGTGACGGGGCCGGACTCGCTGTTCAGTGCGACCCGGCGCTACGGTATCTCGTTCGCCCGACTGCTGCGCTCGGTCGCGAAAACCGACGACTGGCGGCTCTCGGCGACGATCGACGACCGCGGCCGCGAGCGGACGATGACCCTGACCGACGAGGACGTCGCGGTCCCGGGCGTCGAACCGGTCGCGGAGCCGACGTACGACTCCTCGGTCGAGGCCGAGTTCGCGGCCGCCTTCGAGAGCCTCGACACCGATTGGGAGCTCGTGCGTGAGCCAGAACCCCTCGAGACAGGTAACCGCGTGATGATCCCGGACTTCGCGTTCGACTACGCGCCTGCCGGCGCCGAGGTGGAATCGGTCGCGGACCGCTTTCGGGTCTACTTCGAGATCATGGGGTTCTGGACGCCCGAGTACGTGGAGAAGAAGCTCTCACAGTTGGAGACGGTCGAGGACGTGGAGCTCCTGGTCGCGGTCGACGAGTCGCTGGCCGCCAGCGAGGCGATCGAGGCCCGTGACCACCGCGCGATCCCCTACTCCGGCTCGGTCCGCGTGAAGGACGTCCTCGACGCCCTCCGGGAGTTCGAAGACGATCTGGTCGCCGACGCGGCCGCGGAGCTCCCCGAGGAGATCGTCCCCGACGCGGACGCGATATCGCTGGCGGACGTGGCCGCCGAGTACGGCGTGAGCGTCGACGCGGTCGAGGACCAGTCGTTCCCCGACCACCGGCTCGTCGGGCGGACGCTCGTCCGACCCGGGGTACTCGAGAGCGCGGGCGAGGAGATCGAGAGCGGGATGGCTCTCTCGGATGCGGAGGCGGCTCTGGAGACGTACGGCCTCACCGACGCCTCGGCGGCGCTGTCGGCGCTGGGGTATCGAGTCGAGTGGGAGGGGCTCAGCGGCGGGACCGTGCGGGAGAAGGCAGAGTAG
- a CDS encoding RsmB/NOP family class I SAM-dependent RNA methyltransferase — MNPLDRYEPLVVDVEAFRDACDRPLPSVVRVNGIAADPERAREALDDEGVTYEEVDWNDRLLRLPDGSPGTTWPYVHGWLHGQEEVSALPALALDPDPGDRVWDACAAPGSKTCHLADLMADSGVLIGNDNNLGRLSALRHNAERLGVSNLVVTNDDARNFSLSDLGIDALDGAVADVPCSCEGTCRKNPDVLEKWSLGHVESLVGIQKGILRRAIDLTRPGGEVVYSTCTFAPEENEAVVDHALETTDAEMVDWDAPLETSPGVTEWEDQQFDDSLRKAHRVYPHQNDTGGFFVAKLRVGGADAGVDADEEVGA, encoded by the coding sequence ATGAACCCGCTCGACCGCTACGAGCCCCTCGTCGTCGACGTCGAGGCGTTCCGCGACGCCTGCGACCGGCCGCTTCCCTCGGTGGTCCGAGTCAACGGGATCGCGGCCGACCCCGAGCGCGCCCGCGAGGCGCTCGACGATGAGGGCGTCACCTACGAGGAGGTCGACTGGAACGACCGCCTGCTCCGCCTCCCCGACGGCTCCCCGGGCACGACGTGGCCGTACGTCCACGGCTGGCTCCACGGCCAGGAGGAGGTTTCCGCGCTGCCCGCGCTCGCGCTCGATCCCGACCCGGGCGACCGTGTCTGGGACGCCTGCGCGGCGCCGGGGAGCAAGACCTGCCACCTCGCGGACCTGATGGCCGACTCGGGCGTGCTGATCGGCAACGACAACAACCTCGGCCGGCTCTCGGCGCTGCGGCACAACGCCGAGCGACTGGGCGTGAGCAACCTGGTCGTGACCAACGACGACGCGCGGAACTTCTCGCTCTCGGATCTGGGTATCGACGCGCTGGACGGCGCGGTCGCGGACGTCCCCTGCTCGTGTGAGGGCACCTGCCGGAAGAACCCCGACGTGCTGGAGAAGTGGTCGCTGGGGCACGTCGAGAGCCTCGTCGGCATCCAGAAGGGGATCCTCCGGCGCGCGATCGATCTCACCCGGCCGGGCGGCGAGGTTGTGTACTCCACCTGTACGTTCGCGCCCGAGGAGAACGAGGCCGTCGTCGACCACGCCCTCGAAACGACCGACGCCGAGATGGTCGACTGGGACGCGCCGCTCGAAACCTCACCCGGCGTTACCGAGTGGGAGGACCAGCAGTTCGACGACTCGCTCCGGAAAGCCCACCGCGTCTACCCTCACCAGAACGATACGGGCGGGTTCTTCGTCGCGAAACTCCGCGTGGGCGGCGCCGATGCGGGTGTCGACGCTGACGAGGAGGTGGGCGCGTGA
- a CDS encoding DJ-1/PfpI family protein: MTTRIDVLLYDGFDELDAVGPFEAFQNAARAGADCTVSLVTRERRERVIASHGLDVGVDGTLARPDEDDAPDLLVVPGGGWSAGEGEDSSARAGDEDGDSSARAGDEDGVRREYDAGDLPEAILAHHAAGTTIASVCTGAMLLERAGILGDGPAITHQSAVDDLRDAGVEVADARVVDAGQVVTAGGVTSGIDLALYLIEREFGADIADSVATTLEYERDDDVLVVN, from the coding sequence ATGACCACGCGTATCGACGTACTGCTGTACGATGGGTTCGACGAACTCGACGCGGTCGGCCCGTTCGAAGCCTTCCAGAACGCCGCCCGCGCGGGCGCCGACTGCACCGTTTCGCTGGTCACCCGCGAACGCCGCGAGCGCGTGATCGCCAGCCACGGTCTCGACGTTGGGGTAGACGGGACGCTCGCCCGCCCCGACGAGGACGACGCTCCCGACCTGCTGGTGGTCCCGGGCGGCGGGTGGTCCGCGGGGGAGGGAGAAGACTCGTCGGCACGGGCAGGCGACGAGGACGGAGACTCGTCGGCACGGGCAGGCGACGAGGACGGCGTCCGCCGCGAGTACGACGCCGGCGACCTCCCCGAGGCGATCCTTGCCCACCACGCGGCCGGGACGACGATCGCCTCGGTCTGTACGGGCGCGATGCTGCTCGAACGGGCCGGTATCCTGGGCGACGGCCCCGCGATCACTCACCAGTCGGCGGTCGACGACCTCCGCGACGCGGGCGTCGAGGTGGCCGACGCTCGCGTGGTCGACGCCGGGCAGGTCGTCACCGCCGGTGGCGTCACCAGCGGGATCGACCTCGCGCTGTATCTGATCGAACGCGAGTTCGGCGCCGACATCGCCGACAGCGTGGCGACGACGCTCGAGTACGAACGCGACGACGACGTACTCGTCGTGAACTAG
- a CDS encoding MFS transporter, with protein MSWRGVALVSAWQFTASLCFYTVFAATAFVREGFGVSLGVTGLTVTAVMLGYTALLFGTGAATDAFGERPLLVYGLLALAAGMTFVAVAPSFPILLVALLFVGFAYATAMPATNRAAIHVAPPGREALAMNVKQVGVTAGSAVSAILLTRLATSDAAAVLGIVRFDWQAAFLAGAALAVVVAAVTALRYEGKPASGELSVPDVRSLLDERAYRGLLVSGFFLGAAVFTTTSYVVPHVTDTVAATAGVAGMVLATAQVTGSLGRLAGGELADRIPGQPTHGPALVLAGQAVLSTVGFLAVVAVRGEAATWAAFGFLGVFMLGFPGVYYAVMTAMVDDDEIGAATAGGQTALNAGGLLAPPLFGSVAETVGYDTGWTALAVLTAVAAAVIWLGVVRR; from the coding sequence ATGTCCTGGCGCGGGGTGGCGCTCGTCTCGGCCTGGCAGTTCACCGCCAGCCTCTGCTTCTACACGGTGTTCGCCGCGACGGCGTTCGTTCGCGAGGGGTTCGGCGTCTCGCTCGGGGTGACGGGGCTGACCGTGACGGCGGTGATGCTGGGGTACACCGCGCTGCTGTTCGGCACGGGCGCGGCTACCGACGCGTTCGGGGAGCGGCCGCTGCTCGTGTACGGACTGCTCGCGCTCGCGGCGGGGATGACGTTCGTCGCCGTCGCGCCGTCGTTCCCGATCCTATTGGTGGCGCTACTGTTCGTCGGGTTCGCGTACGCGACGGCGATGCCCGCGACCAACCGCGCGGCGATCCACGTCGCCCCGCCGGGGCGGGAGGCGCTGGCGATGAACGTGAAGCAGGTCGGCGTCACCGCGGGGAGCGCCGTCTCGGCGATCCTGCTCACGCGGCTCGCGACCAGCGACGCCGCTGCAGTACTGGGGATCGTCCGGTTCGACTGGCAGGCCGCGTTCCTCGCGGGCGCGGCTCTCGCCGTCGTCGTCGCCGCCGTCACCGCCCTCCGGTACGAGGGGAAGCCCGCGAGCGGGGAGCTATCCGTGCCGGACGTGCGCTCGCTGCTCGACGAGCGGGCGTACCGGGGGCTGCTCGTCTCGGGGTTCTTCCTCGGCGCCGCGGTGTTCACCACCACCAGCTACGTCGTCCCGCACGTCACCGACACCGTGGCGGCCACCGCCGGCGTCGCCGGCATGGTCCTCGCGACGGCGCAGGTGACGGGCAGCCTAGGACGCCTCGCCGGCGGCGAGCTCGCGGACCGCATTCCCGGCCAGCCGACCCACGGCCCCGCGCTGGTCCTCGCCGGACAGGCTGTGCTCTCGACGGTGGGGTTTCTCGCCGTCGTCGCCGTCCGTGGCGAGGCAGCGACATGGGCCGCGTTCGGGTTTCTCGGCGTGTTCATGCTCGGCTTCCCGGGGGTCTACTACGCAGTGATGACCGCGATGGTGGACGACGACGAGATCGGCGCCGCCACCGCAGGGGGGCAGACCGCACTCAACGCCGGGGGGCTGCTCGCGCCGCCGCTGTTCGGGAGCGTCGCGGAGACAGTTGGGTACGACACGGGGTGGACGGCTCTCGCGGTTCTCACGGCCGTGGCGGCCGCCGTCATCTGGCTCGGGGTCGTCCGCCGCTAG
- the sod gene encoding superoxide dismutase has translation MTDYELPPLPYEYDALEPHISEQVLTWHHDTHHQGYVNGWNSAEETLAENRENGEFGDSPGAIRDVTHNGSGHVLHDLFWQSMSPEGGDEPSGALADRIAEDFGSYDAWKGEFEAAAGAAGGWALLVYDSYSNQLRNVVVDKHDQGALWGSHPILALDVWEHSYYYDYGPARGDFIDAFFEVVDWEEPAARYEQAVELFE, from the coding sequence ATGACTGATTACGAACTGCCGCCGCTTCCGTACGAGTACGACGCGCTGGAACCGCATATCTCCGAGCAGGTGCTGACGTGGCACCACGACACGCACCATCAGGGGTACGTCAACGGCTGGAACAGCGCCGAGGAGACGCTCGCGGAGAACCGCGAGAACGGCGAGTTCGGCGACTCGCCGGGCGCGATCCGCGACGTCACCCACAACGGGTCGGGGCACGTTCTCCACGACCTGTTCTGGCAGTCGATGAGCCCCGAGGGCGGCGACGAGCCGTCGGGTGCGCTCGCGGACCGCATCGCGGAGGACTTCGGCTCCTACGACGCCTGGAAGGGCGAGTTCGAGGCCGCTGCCGGCGCTGCCGGCGGCTGGGCACTCCTCGTGTACGACTCCTACAGCAACCAGCTCCGGAACGTCGTGGTCGACAAGCACGACCAGGGCGCGCTCTGGGGCTCCCACCCGATCCTGGCGCTAGACGTCTGGGAGCACTCCTACTACTACGACTACGGTCCCGCGCGCGGTGACTTCATCGACGCGTTCTTCGAGGTCGTCGACTGGGAGGAGCCTGCCGCACGGTACGAGCAGGCCGTCGAGCTGTTCGAGTAA
- a CDS encoding DUF5827 family protein: MPRDKESFDALHPCDFYTPEELLVEDQMYTIYEIARLLQGLDPGAEIDEETESVLLDWAVPWVMTNADELVVADPPEEDAPGYYGLRRPADAAGSGTEHSEPTDSEPSDPE; the protein is encoded by the coding sequence ATGCCTCGCGACAAGGAGAGCTTCGACGCGCTCCACCCGTGTGATTTCTACACGCCCGAGGAGCTGCTCGTCGAGGACCAGATGTACACCATCTACGAGATCGCCCGCCTGCTCCAGGGGCTCGACCCCGGCGCGGAGATCGACGAGGAGACCGAGTCCGTCCTGCTGGACTGGGCCGTCCCGTGGGTGATGACCAACGCCGACGAGCTCGTGGTCGCCGACCCGCCCGAGGAGGACGCCCCCGGCTACTACGGTCTGCGACGGCCGGCGGACGCCGCGGGTAGCGGGACCGAGCATTCGGAGCCGACCGACTCCGAGCCGTCGGATCCGGAGTAG
- a CDS encoding HpcH/HpaI aldolase/citrate lyase family protein, translating to MTRNVRTEEMELRDRLAAGESPVGSWVSLGSPAAAEVVGGLDFDFVVVDTEHTPLSIESAGELVRAVDAAGDTDTVVRVPENDPTQVKRALDLGASGVMAPKVESVEAAESLVDAASYPPEGSRGVAGSRANGYGAHTEAYVESANDAVAVLPQIETAAGVDNAEAIARVDGVDTLFVGPADLSANLGCFGEYEDATFREAFDRVLAAAEAAGVPVGTLATGPTEIDAWHRRGVDYLIAGTDIGYLRQGARSTREHYESLFGE from the coding sequence GTGACTCGAAACGTTCGCACAGAGGAGATGGAGCTCCGGGACCGGCTCGCGGCCGGCGAGTCGCCGGTCGGGAGCTGGGTGTCGCTGGGCTCGCCAGCTGCCGCCGAAGTCGTCGGGGGGCTCGATTTCGACTTCGTCGTCGTCGACACCGAACACACGCCGCTGTCCATCGAGAGCGCCGGCGAACTCGTGCGGGCCGTCGACGCCGCCGGCGACACCGACACGGTGGTCCGCGTGCCGGAAAACGACCCCACGCAGGTCAAACGCGCGCTGGATCTGGGTGCGTCGGGCGTGATGGCGCCGAAAGTCGAGAGCGTCGAGGCGGCCGAGTCGCTGGTCGACGCGGCGTCGTACCCGCCGGAGGGGAGTCGCGGCGTCGCCGGGAGCCGGGCTAACGGCTACGGCGCCCACACCGAGGCGTACGTCGAGTCGGCCAACGACGCCGTCGCGGTGCTGCCCCAGATCGAGACCGCCGCGGGCGTCGACAACGCCGAGGCGATCGCCCGCGTCGACGGCGTCGACACGCTGTTCGTCGGCCCCGCGGATCTCTCGGCGAACCTGGGCTGCTTCGGCGAGTACGAGGACGCGACGTTCCGGGAGGCGTTCGACCGCGTGCTCGCGGCGGCCGAGGCAGCGGGCGTGCCCGTGGGCACGCTCGCGACCGGTCCCACGGAGATCGACGCGTGGCACCGCCGCGGCGTCGACTACCTGATCGCCGGCACCGACATCGGCTACCTCCGGCAGGGCGCACGCTCAACGCGGGAACACTACGAGTCGCTGTTCGGCGAGTAA